In a single window of the Candidatus Methylomirabilota bacterium genome:
- a CDS encoding protein-tyrosine-phosphatase: MAHPIRVLFVCTHNSARSQMAEGWLRALAGERFETAGAGTEATRVHPLAIRAMDEVGIDLRGHTSKTVDAFLEERWDYVITVCDSANERCPIFPGGTTRIHWSFDDPSQATGTDRDRLNTFRRVRDDISARIRAWLTDHTWQ; encoded by the coding sequence ATGGCTCACCCGATTCGAGTCCTGTTCGTCTGTACGCACAACTCGGCGCGGAGTCAGATGGCGGAAGGATGGCTGCGCGCCCTCGCGGGAGAGCGTTTCGAGACGGCCGGCGCCGGAACCGAGGCCACGCGTGTTCACCCGCTGGCAATCCGAGCAATGGACGAGGTCGGGATCGATCTGAGAGGACACACCTCGAAGACCGTCGACGCCTTTTTGGAGGAGCGATGGGACTACGTGATCACGGTCTGCGACAGCGCTAATGAGCGATGTCCAATATTTCCTGGTGGGACGACCCGCATCCACTGGAGCTTCGACGACCCGTCACAGGCCACCGGCACTGATAGGGATCGCCTGAACACGTTCAGGCGAGTGCGTGACGACATCTCCGCCCGTATCCGCGCGTGGCTTACCGATCACACGTGGCAGTGA